From the genome of Bradyrhizobium elkanii USDA 76, one region includes:
- a CDS encoding Fur family transcriptional regulator translates to MTTVKITPAQKNTGIEARCAATGMRMTEQRRVIARVLAEAMDHPDVEELYRRCVAVDDKISISTVYRTVKLFEDAGIIERHDFREGRARYEQMPESHHDHLINLRDGKVIEFTSEEIEKLQAEIARKLGYKLVDHRLELYCVPLDEDSKS, encoded by the coding sequence ATGACGACGGTGAAAATCACGCCTGCGCAGAAGAATACCGGCATCGAGGCGCGCTGCGCTGCGACCGGCATGCGCATGACCGAACAGCGTCGTGTGATCGCACGCGTGCTGGCGGAGGCCATGGATCACCCCGACGTCGAGGAGCTCTACCGCCGCTGCGTGGCGGTCGACGACAAGATCTCGATCTCGACCGTCTATCGCACCGTCAAGCTGTTCGAGGATGCCGGCATCATCGAGCGCCACGACTTCCGCGAGGGCCGCGCGCGCTACGAGCAGATGCCCGAGAGCCATCACGACCATCTGATCAACCTGCGCGACGGCAAGGTGATCGAGTTCACCTCCGAGGAAATCGAGAAGCTGCAGGCCGAGATCGCGCGCAAGCTCGGCTACAAGCTGGTCGATCATCGTCTCGAGCTGTATTGCGTCCCGCTCGACGAAGACAGCAAGTCGTAA
- the rimI gene encoding ribosomal protein S18-alanine N-acetyltransferase, which translates to MIGWLSRWWGGGPPAIEPASLRDAARLAQLHGASFHRGWGEGEFEAMLTERNTLVHRLRQGRKVIGFAVSRMAADEAEILSIAIDSNQRGRGLSRDLLLTHLGHLAGRGIRTIFLEVEENNQPARRLYERAGFGVIGRRERYYKQPGGEHLNALLMRRDLS; encoded by the coding sequence ATGATCGGCTGGCTGTCACGATGGTGGGGCGGCGGTCCGCCCGCGATCGAGCCCGCATCGCTGCGCGATGCCGCGCGGCTCGCGCAATTGCACGGCGCGTCGTTTCATCGCGGCTGGGGCGAGGGCGAATTCGAGGCGATGCTGACCGAGCGCAATACGCTAGTGCATCGGCTGCGGCAGGGACGCAAGGTGATCGGCTTTGCCGTCTCGCGGATGGCAGCGGACGAAGCCGAAATCCTGTCGATTGCGATCGATTCCAATCAGCGCGGCCGCGGGCTGTCGCGCGACCTGCTGCTGACCCATCTCGGCCATCTTGCCGGCCGCGGCATCCGCACCATCTTCCTCGAGGTGGAAGAGAACAATCAGCCGGCGCGACGGCTCTATGAAAGGGCCGGATTCGGCGTGATCGGCCGCCGCGAACGCTACTACAAGCAGCCCGGCGGGGAACATTTGAACGCGCTTCTGATGCGGCGCGACTTGTCGTAA
- the tsaB gene encoding tRNA (adenosine(37)-N6)-threonylcarbamoyltransferase complex dimerization subunit type 1 TsaB: MMILAIDTALDACSAAVLDTTSGNTIAIESQAMQRGHAEALMPLIARVMKESGIGFAGLDRIAVTTGPGSFTGLRVGLSAARGLALAAEKPVVGLSTLAAYAAPVVAENGASAILSAIDARHDHVYFQLVGGDGSPIIKPKAAPIAEALEASQHGALHLVGNAANVLAERWPADAAPPVKVDRQPAPDITWVAWIGAAVDPETAPPRPFYLRAPDAKPPKDRLEIGKPRST, translated from the coding sequence ATGATGATTCTCGCCATCGATACGGCGCTCGACGCCTGCTCCGCGGCGGTGCTCGACACCACCTCCGGCAATACGATCGCCATTGAATCGCAGGCGATGCAGCGCGGCCATGCCGAGGCGCTGATGCCGCTGATCGCTCGGGTGATGAAAGAGAGCGGCATCGGCTTTGCCGGGCTCGACCGCATCGCCGTCACCACCGGCCCCGGCAGTTTCACTGGCCTGCGCGTCGGCCTCTCGGCGGCGCGCGGCCTGGCGCTTGCCGCGGAAAAGCCGGTGGTCGGACTGTCGACGCTCGCCGCCTACGCCGCGCCTGTCGTCGCCGAGAACGGCGCATCTGCGATCCTGTCGGCGATCGATGCGCGGCATGATCACGTTTATTTCCAGCTGGTCGGCGGCGACGGCAGCCCGATCATCAAGCCGAAGGCGGCGCCGATCGCGGAAGCGCTCGAGGCCTCCCAACACGGCGCGCTGCATCTGGTCGGCAACGCCGCCAATGTCCTCGCCGAGCGCTGGCCCGCCGACGCAGCACCGCCGGTCAAGGTCGACCGGCAGCCCGCGCCCGATATTACCTGGGTCGCCTGGATCGGCGCGGCCGTGGATCCTGAGACCGCGCCGCCGCGGCCGTTCTATCTGCGTGCGCCCGACGCCAAGCCGCCGAAGGACCGGCTCGAAATCGGCAAGCCGCGATCGACATGA